Sequence from the Nitrosopumilus maritimus SCM1 genome:
AGACTTGAGATATAATCCAGGAAATATTATGAGTGTTGTAATTTCAGATGTACACAAAGATGGAACTGTAACAAATACAGGATTATTAAATAGAAGAGCAGAGGGTTTCAAATGGACGTTCTCTTTTATTGTAAACTTTGCAGCTGAAACACAAAGAGCAGAATTAAAAGAAGCAATTTTACTTTTAGATGAACCGGCAAGGAATCTTCATCCAACACAACAGATGGGAATATCGGATTTGTTAAAAAATCTGGCAGGTTCAAATCAAGTTTTGTATGCAACACACTCACCATTTATGATATTTGATTATACTCCAGGAAATTTGCTTGTTGTAGAATTAGACAAACGAAAACATCTAAGTCGAATATTTTATGATTATTGGAATGCAGATGATAAAACACTTACACCAATTTTGTATGGATTATCTAGAGGCCAAGTAGAATCAATAGTAGACAGAGAGATAGGAACAAACTCTAGACCAGTAATAATTGTAGAGACAATGTCAGATTCAATGTATCTAAATGCATTTGACAAATTCTTACAAGATCCAAACATTTCAATGAATCCACTTAATGTTGTTGCAGCATATAACAAAAATTCAGTTTTGCCATTGGCAATATTTTATAGAAATCATGGATACAGAACCTTTATTCTATTAGACAATACTGAGGAATCCAAACAAATTTCAGCACAACTAGTTTCAAATGAGTTTTCACCAATTCAGACAATTTTCTTTGAATTGGAAGGAAAAAAGCTTGAATCAATTGAAGATTATATTGTTCTTGAAGATTATCTACACCCAGTAAATCAGACTTATGAAATCAAGTTAAGGCGAGAAGGGTTTTCAAATCTTGCACCAGAAGATGTGTTATCAAAAGAGGGCAAAGGTAATTTAGAAAAATTAAAGAAAATTTGGCAAGAACACAGTGATGATGATTGGGGTCAATTCAACAATGAAGAGATTACCAGATACATTTGTGAAAAAATATCATTAGAAGAAACCAGCTTTCTGTCAGATAAAACTAAAGATCAATTCAGATCATTATACAGACTAATTGCAGAACGAATCAGACAATATCAAAATGTTAACGCAAAATCAGATTTAGATAAATTTCAAAAGGCCAAAGCTTAAGAAGTTTGCTCATGAAAAATACTGAATTTAGAAATAGAAAAAGAGGAAAAAATCTTTAAGGTTTAAGTGAGAGATGACTAGTTTGAATATAATGAATAAATCCTCGATGAGAGGAATTTTCCTTTCAATTGTACTATTATTTTCAATAACATTAGTTTCAATTCCAGATAACGTGTATGGTCAAGAGATTAATGCTAACAGTATAGGATTGGAAGAAACCGTGATTATAGAATTTACAAATGAATTAGATAAAGAAATCAATACTTTTAGAATTTGGCTTGGTTCAGGTTTTAATTTTGAATCTTTTAAAACCGAAAAAGGATGGTTAGGTGAAAAAACACCACAAGGGGTTATAATTTTTACAACTTCTGAACCTATCAAAAAAGGAGAAACAGTGAAGTTCGGAATAAAAACGGATACCAAAAATCCAGGAATTAATTGGAAAGCAATTGACACAAAAAGTGAACAACAAGGTATGGGCAAAGTGCTACCAGAAGAATTACCTAAAGTTGTAGAAAATACTGAGATTAAACCAGTAGAAAACATTGAGGATAAACCAGTAGAAACAGGAATTCTTTCTGATTCAGTTTTTAGAATAATTCCAGAAAAGCCCAACATAGGGTCATCAATCAGAGTAACTGGAGATAATTTTGGTTCTTCAGAAGAATTTGACTTTTACATAGATAATTCAAAAATCGGTAGTTTTGTAACAGATGAGAATGGTCACTTTATGACAACAATGCAGATTCCAGAAAATCAAAATGCAGACAGAGTGGATTTTAAAGTCAAAGATAGTGAAGGAGGAGAGAAAAAGTATAGTGTGAGAATAGAAGAGATAGACAACAGGATTGCAGAAGAAAATGTTAAACTCACAATCAAAGGAATACCAAATGTAATTCATAGAGGAGACTTTTTGGAGATTTCAGGTACAGGAGATCCTAATAGTGCAGTTACTGCAGAAATAACTAGTCCAGATGGAGAGATTATTAATGCAAGAACAGCGGAAATTGATGCCAAAGGAAATTGGGAATTAGCAGAACCAATAGTTGTTGCATTAGACACACCATTTGGCAAATACAGTGCAACAATTACTGACGGACGAGAAAGTATACTAAAATCATGGACTGTTGAGTCTGACAAAATAATAATCGTGGCGCCAAACAAATTGAAGTTTGAACCAGGAGAAGTAATGATATTTAATGGAACTGCTTTGCCTAACAAACCAATTGAATTTATTTTGGAAGATCCACAAGGTAAAGAATTATTTTCAGACATTATTCAAATAGATGAATCAGGGCATGTGGAATTCGAATACGCTACAGTGCAATCATCACCTAAAGGAACATACACATTGATTGCAACACAAGAGAAAGACACAGAATTCATATTTGCAGGACTCGGTCAATTACCTACAACTCCAGTGAATTTAGAATTTGATGAACTCAATTACAATGCAGGAGATACAGCAATAATTTCAATTACAGGAAAATCTTCAGAAATTGCTAGTCTGTTAATCATAGACCCATCGGATAAGCCAAAAGGAGATACAGTGTCCATTCAATTAGCACCAGATGGTACTGCAGTATATGAACTGGACTTGACAGGATTTGCATCAGGAGTGTATTCTGCAGTAGTTAGTAAAGGAACCGCACAAAGTACAGAAATTTTCACAGTAGGATTACAAACAGGTTCAGGAGAAATCAAAATCAACACTACAAAATTAGATTATTCCCCAGGTGATTCCATTCTAATTCTAGGAGATACAGGAGAAAATGTTTTGTTAACAATATCTTTGGCAGATCCTGATGGAAACATAGTAAAAGAAAAGGATACTTTTTCAGATAAAAATGGAAAGATTTCTGAAAGTACATTTAGAATTCCATCAGATGGAAAAGGTGGTATGTGGTCAATTAATGCAAAAAGTGGTTCAAACTTCCACACAATAGAGATCGATGTTATCGCCACAGTTACGGAAGGAGTTCAGATAAGTGTCGAGGAAGGAATTAATGTTCCGGGTGTTGGTGATTCAATGCAAATCAAGATAGTCGGCGTTAGTCAAACTGTACAAATTGAAATAATTGCAGCAGATGGAACAGTCATAGATTCATTAGAATTTGTTGCATCATCTGGAGGAGAAATAAACCAACCATGGATAATTCCTAAAGACACTGCACCAGGAACATATACAATCAAAGTGGAAGATGCATTTACTTCGGCAGAAGATACTTTTGAGATAAGTTAATCTCAAACAATTTTATTTCACCTAAATTTAGCAGCCAGTATGAATCTAAGAGACAAAATTGCAGAATATCCAAATTTTCCAAAAAAAGGGATTTTATTTAGAGACTTTAGTCCAATCCTAAAAGATCCATCAGCAATGGAATCAATTGCAGATGAATTTTCAAAGTATTTTCATCCAAAAAATATCGACATATTTGCAGGAATAGAATCAAGAGGATTCATTTTAGCATGTATTCTAGCCACAAGATACAACAAGGGAATGATGATGATTAGAAAAGCAGGAAAACTGCCTGGAAAGACTACAAAAATTTCATACACAATTGAATATGGTAAAGACACAATAGAAATTCAAAAAGATATCATTGAAGAAGGGCAAAGAGTGCTCATTTGTGATGATTTGTTAGCTACCGGTGGAACTGCCAAGGCAGCTGCAAAACTAATTGAAAAAGTTGGAGGAAAAATTGTAGGTTTTGCATTCATCATAGAACTAACCGATCTCAATGGAATGAAAGGTATTAGCAAATACGATTGTAAATCACTGGTGAAATATTAATGGAAAAAGACGTAGAGATTGGAATTTTTGGAGGTACTGGAATTTATGATTCAGGATTACTTGAAGATGCAAAGGAAGTAGATATTGACACACCTTATGGAAAGCCATCAGACACAATAACTGTTGGAACCTTCAAAGGAAGAAAAATTGCATTTCTTCCAAGACATGGAAAAAAACACACCATTCCACCACATATGATTAATTTTAAAGCAAATATTTGGGCATTCAAAGAACTTGGAGTTACACGAATAATTGCACCATCAGCAGTTGGTAGTCTGAAAGAAGAATTAGCACCAGGACATTTTGTATTACCAACACAGTTTCTAGATTTTACAAAGTCAAGAGATGGTTCATTTTCAGAAGACGGTAGAGTAATTCACATTTCAGTAGCAGATCCATTCTGTCCAGAATTACAATCATCAATTACTGAAGTGACAGATAGTTTGGATATGAACATTCACAAAGATTGCACATATGTCTGCATTGAAGGTCCCAGATTTTCTACAAAAGCTGAATCTAAATTCTATAGAACAACTGGTGCAGACATTATTGGAATGACTCTAGTTCCAGAATGTCAGCTAGCAAGAGAAGCACAAATTTGTTATGCATCAATATCCACAGTAACTGATTATGATGTATGGGCAGAAAAACCAGTAACTGCAAAAGAAGTGTTAGAGACACTTTCAAAAAACGTTGAAGGAACAAAGAAAATCTTAACAGAATTAATTGAGAAAATTCCTAAAGACAGAAGTTGTTCTTGTGCTAAAGCATTAGAAGAAGCAGAATTCTAATCATCAACAAATGACTCTTTTTTGAGTCCTTCAGGCAAAGACATGTCTCCTTGAAGCAGATTTCTTTGCAATTCCATTATTACTTCATCAACATCATAACCTAGTTTTTCTAATTCCTTTTCAGTGACTTTCGAAAGTTTTGCTCCAACATTTTGTCCACCAATCCTTCCAAACGCTATTGCAGTAAAATGAAATTCATGTTCATCAACATTAAATTTACCATTAATTTTTGCAGCCATCTGACTGCCATGAATATCATTAATGTGAACTTTGATTTCCATTTTAAAAATTAAATTTCTACTGCTTTGTTGACATTATCATCAATCAAAAAGCTCCAGTGTTTGTCATCTTCAACTTGGTAATCTT
This genomic interval carries:
- a CDS encoding AAA family ATPase, whose protein sequence is MRLRKFRVRAYRCIHDSGEITVGDLAAFIGRNESGKTTILQALTLLNRGEQVSELDLCDEMSDELKEEIRLAEGEFELNQNEMEMVKEKFPGLPEMKKIRLFRTNQNPKVQYEFDDIELGEEENKGLNSWENFAKQIIEFLDTIPNHLRIQVNTSFFEGDVPNSQESFDRGMAEFSNQFHVVAMQEPKVIEEWEKIYESPESQFSNLLSGKSEKTALQNFIESELHPRFVYFSDYKKIYGNINLNEYMREEKGERADSIEYVEEFDKAETVRNLFYLAELDMNELEEVKESPSKCIKLLNAASNRLTSKLNPAWKGDPIHVDLRYNPGNIMSVVISDVHKDGTVTNTGLLNRRAEGFKWTFSFIVNFAAETQRAELKEAILLLDEPARNLHPTQQMGISDLLKNLAGSNQVLYATHSPFMIFDYTPGNLLVVELDKRKHLSRIFYDYWNADDKTLTPILYGLSRGQVESIVDREIGTNSRPVIIVETMSDSMYLNAFDKFLQDPNISMNPLNVVAAYNKNSVLPLAIFYRNHGYRTFILLDNTEESKQISAQLVSNEFSPIQTIFFELEGKKLESIEDYIVLEDYLHPVNQTYEIKLRREGFSNLAPEDVLSKEGKGNLEKLKKIWQEHSDDDWGQFNNEEITRYICEKISLEETSFLSDKTKDQFRSLYRLIAERIRQYQNVNAKSDLDKFQKAKA
- a CDS encoding biofilm-associated protein, translating into MNKSSMRGIFLSIVLLFSITLVSIPDNVYGQEINANSIGLEETVIIEFTNELDKEINTFRIWLGSGFNFESFKTEKGWLGEKTPQGVIIFTTSEPIKKGETVKFGIKTDTKNPGINWKAIDTKSEQQGMGKVLPEELPKVVENTEIKPVENIEDKPVETGILSDSVFRIIPEKPNIGSSIRVTGDNFGSSEEFDFYIDNSKIGSFVTDENGHFMTTMQIPENQNADRVDFKVKDSEGGEKKYSVRIEEIDNRIAEENVKLTIKGIPNVIHRGDFLEISGTGDPNSAVTAEITSPDGEIINARTAEIDAKGNWELAEPIVVALDTPFGKYSATITDGRESILKSWTVESDKIIIVAPNKLKFEPGEVMIFNGTALPNKPIEFILEDPQGKELFSDIIQIDESGHVEFEYATVQSSPKGTYTLIATQEKDTEFIFAGLGQLPTTPVNLEFDELNYNAGDTAIISITGKSSEIASLLIIDPSDKPKGDTVSIQLAPDGTAVYELDLTGFASGVYSAVVSKGTAQSTEIFTVGLQTGSGEIKINTTKLDYSPGDSILILGDTGENVLLTISLADPDGNIVKEKDTFSDKNGKISESTFRIPSDGKGGMWSINAKSGSNFHTIEIDVIATVTEGVQISVEEGINVPGVGDSMQIKIVGVSQTVQIEIIAADGTVIDSLEFVASSGGEINQPWIIPKDTAPGTYTIKVEDAFTSAEDTFEIS
- a CDS encoding S-methyl-5'-thioadenosine phosphorylase, whose amino-acid sequence is MEKDVEIGIFGGTGIYDSGLLEDAKEVDIDTPYGKPSDTITVGTFKGRKIAFLPRHGKKHTIPPHMINFKANIWAFKELGVTRIIAPSAVGSLKEELAPGHFVLPTQFLDFTKSRDGSFSEDGRVIHISVADPFCPELQSSITEVTDSLDMNIHKDCTYVCIEGPRFSTKAESKFYRTTGADIIGMTLVPECQLAREAQICYASISTVTDYDVWAEKPVTAKEVLETLSKNVEGTKKILTELIEKIPKDRSCSCAKALEEAEF
- a CDS encoding adenine phosphoribosyltransferase encodes the protein MNLRDKIAEYPNFPKKGILFRDFSPILKDPSAMESIADEFSKYFHPKNIDIFAGIESRGFILACILATRYNKGMMMIRKAGKLPGKTTKISYTIEYGKDTIEIQKDIIEEGQRVLICDDLLATGGTAKAAAKLIEKVGGKIVGFAFIIELTDLNGMKGISKYDCKSLVKY